The genomic stretch AGGCTCTCGATGTTGTAGCCGCGGCCGGAGAACAGGCCGATGACGCGGGCCAGCACGCCCGGCTCGTTGCTGACGAGCACCGAGAGCGTGTGGCTTTCCGCCTTCGCCGTCTCGGGAGCGATGAAGTAGGCCGAGCCGGTGGGTAGTTGATGGGCATTCATTGGTTTATATCCGTTATTTCAGGAATGACTTTAACAAGCATTACTCAGACGAGCTGTCGGCCCTTGGCGTCGATCGCCGTCGCAACAGCCTCGTCGGTCGCCTCGTCGGGCAGCAGCATCTCGTTATGCGCCTTGCCGGACGGGATCATCGGGAAGCAGTTGGCGAGGTTGGCGACGCGGCAGTCGAAGATCACCGGCTTCTTGACCGCGATCATCTCCTCGATCTTGCCGTCGAGCTCCTTTGGGTCGTCGCAATACATGCCGACGGCGCCATAGGCCTCCGCCAGCTTGACGAAGTCTGGCATGGCCTCCGTGTAGGAGTTGGACAGACGGTTGCCGTGCAGTAGCTGCTGCCACTGGCGCACCATGCCCATGTACTGGTTGTTGAGGATGAAGATCTTGATCGGCAGATTGTACTGAATGGCACAGGACATTTCCTGGATGCACATCTGGATCGACGCGTCGCCGGCGATGTCGATGACCAGCGCATCCGGATGCGCAACCTGGACGCCGATGGCGGCCGGCAGGCCATAGCCCATCGTTCCGAGACCCCCGGACGTCATCCACCGGTTGGGCTCCTCGAAGCCGAAGAACTGCGCCGCCCACATCTGGTGCTGGCCGACCTCGGTCGTCACGAAGGTCTCCCTGCCCTTCGACAGTTCGTAGAGCCGTTCGATCGCATATTGCGGCATGATGACGTCGTGGGACGGCTTGTAGGCGAAGGACTTGCGGGCTCTCCAGCGGTCGATGCTCTCGCGCCACTCCTGCGTCTGGCTCTTCTCGGGCTTCTTCGGCAGGGCACGCCACAGGCGGACCATATCCTCCAGTACCGTGCCGACATCACCGAGGATCGGAATATCGACGCGGACATTCTTGTTGATCGACGACGGGTCGATGTCGATGTGGATCTTCCGCGAATTCGGCGAGAAAGCATTGATCCGACCGGTGATGCGGTCATCGAAGCGAGCGCCGACGCAGACCATGACGTCGCAGTCATGCATCGCCATGTTCGCTTCGTAGGAGCCATGCATGCCGAGCATGCCAAGCCAGTTCTTGCCTGAAGCCGGATAGGTGCCGAGCCCCATCAGGGTCGAGGTGATCGGGAAGTCCGTCAGTTCGACGAGCTCACGCAGCAGGCGCGACGCTTCCGGGCCAGAATTGACTACTCCGCCGCCTGTATAAAGAACGGGCCGCTTCGCCGTCGCCATCAGTTCGACAGCCGCCTGGATGGCCTTCAGGTCACCCTGGAGCTTCGGTGTATAGCTCTTGTTTACCGGCGCTTCGCCGGGAGGCGTATAGGTGCCGGTTGCAAACTGGATATCCTTCGGAATGTCGACGACAACCGGGCCGGGACGGCCGGTCTGGGCGATGCGGAAGGCCTCGTGGATGACGCCCGCCAGTTCGTTGACGTCCTTGACCAGCCAGTTGTGCTTTGTGCAGGGTCGCGTGATGCCGACGGTATCGCACTCCTGGAAGGCGTCCGAGCCGATCAGCGTCGTCGGGACCTGTCCCGAGATGCAGACCAGCGGCACCGAATCCATCAGCGCATCCTGCAGCGGCGTTACGGCATTGGTGGCACCCGGGCCGGACGTGACCAGCATGACGCCGACCTTGCCGGTCGAACGAGCATAGCCTTCCGCGGCGTGGCCGGCGCCCTGCTCGTGGCGAACGAGGATGTGCTTGATCTCCTCCTGCTGGAAGATCTCGTCATAGATCGGCAAGACCGCACCACCGGGATAGCCGAAGATGTGCTCCACCCCGTTATCCTTCAGCGCCCTCAGAACGATCTCCGCTCCCGTCATTCGATTGTTGCTGTCCGTCATTGTCTGGTCCATCCGCTGCTGGTCTGCTGTTCCGTGATCGAGGCATAAAAAAAGGCCCCTTGAGGAGCCTGTCTTTCCGCGCATGGGTGGCTAACGCCGGATGGTTACACCATCCTGCCCATGCGCGTTCCCACCACGATAAGTGCGTTCAAAATCGTCATGCGCGGAAGTGTTAGACAGATTATTGCCCTGCGTCAACGCGATGTGGCGAAAAATTACGCGACCCTGCAGCTCGATTCACGCACAAGCCCTTACACCACTTGTTAAATCGCCAGGGCTATACTGGGCATTGGTCTGCAGCTTTGGGAGCATCCGTTCTGCCTCCCGCTCGACGACAGGGGCTTCGTTTTGCGAAACAACGACTTGCACCGTTCCATCTCGGCTGGCGAACAGGATCGCCGCGACGCCCACCTCGCTGGCAATCGCATGCTTGGGCGCGTGGTCGCCTGCAATGGCTCGAAAGCAACGATTGCGGCCGTGGCGGAAAGCGGCGAAACCGCGCTCACCGAACTCTGGTCGGTCGGACGCCTGATCTCGATCGGTGTCGGCAGCAACCGGGTCGTGGCCCTCGCCTACTCGATGAGTACCGATGAAAAGAGCTGGGGCGAGCAGAACGACAACAGCTTCCAGATCGAAGCCGAATTGCTGGGCGAAGTCCGGGTCGGGCCGGATGGCCGGGAAGAGTTTTCCGGCGGCATATCCCGCTATCCCTATCTTGGCGCCATCGCCCATCGCATCCGCGCATCTGACCTCCTGCGCATCTACGACGCGGGCAAGAACGACAGCTGCGTCATCGGCAAGCTGACGCAGGACGAGACCATCGATGCGGCCATCCACATACCGTCGATGCTGTCCAAGCATTTCGCCATCGTCGGCTCCACCGGCGTCGGAAAGTCCACCGCCGTATCGCTCCTGCTCCACAAGGCCATCGAATCCGACCCGAAGCTCAGGGTACTGATCCTTGATCCGCACAACGAGTTCGCCGCCGCCTTCCCCGGTCATGCGGTAGTCATCGATCCCGAGACTCTCGACCTGCCCTTCTGGCTGATGAAGCTCGATGAGTTCGCGGAAGTGCTTTACCGCGGGCGCCCTCCTGTCGCCGAGGAACTCGACATCCTGCGCGATCTCATCCCGGAGGCGAAACGCGCGTTCCGCGGTGGCGACACGGGCCTGATGCGCCGCACCACCGAGAAAAGCTCTATCACGGCGGACACCCCGGTTCCCTACAGAATGGCGGATCTGCTGGCGCTGATCGACGAGCGCATCGGTCGCCTGGAAGGTCGCGGCGAAAAACCGGTCCTGCGGCACCTGAAGATGCGGGTCATGTCGGCGATCAACGATCCCCGCTATCATTTCATGTTCTCCAACAACACGATCCAAGACACGATCATGGAGACCATCGCCCACATCTTCCGCATTCCGGGCGGTGACAAGCCGATCTGCACGTTCCAGCTCGCAGGCATTCCCTCAGAAGTGGTCAACTCGATCGCATCGATACTCTGTCGGATGGCTTTCGAGCTCGCCCTCTGGAGCAACGGCGCCATCCACATGTTGGTCGTGTGCGAGGAGGCCCACCGCTATGTCCCTGCGGATCCCGAGCGGGGCTTCTTCCCGACCCGCCAGGCGATTGCCCGCATTGCCAAGGAAGGTCGCAAGTACGGCGTGTCGCTCGGCGTCATCACCCAGAGACCGGGCGAACTGGACCAGACGATCCTGTCGCAATGCTCGACATTGTTCGCGATGCGCCTTTCGAACGACCGCGACCAGGAAATTATTCGCTCCGCAATCCCGAATTCCTCCATTTCCACGCTGAGCTTCCTTTCGTCGCTCGGAAATGGCGAAGCGATTGCATTCGGCGAAGCGATAGCCGTACCGATGCGCCTGCAGTTTTCCCGTGTGGAGAAGCGATATCTGCCGAAGGCGAACGGTGTCCTCGACAAGGGCAGCGAGGAAACGCCGGATACAGTAGACCTTCGTAGCGTCGTTGCAAGGATGCGCTCCGTCAGCGCACCCGAACTGGGGCCCTGCCGCCCCGGGTCGGATCATGCCGACGATGCAGTCCGGAGAAGCGATGCTAACGACCTGGAAGGGGATTCAGGCATTGGCGAAATGGAACTGGACCGCTGGGCTCGCAGTGTCACACCAGCTCCTCAACCGACTCCATCCAGACCGGCCGACACAACCAGGGCCGAGCGCTACCGTCCGGATATGCTGCCGGGCGCCACGCGATCGCCCACCGCGCCGCCTTCAACCTCGTATGAACCGTCACCGGCCCATCGCCAACCTGTCACCGATGACGGCGCGCCAGCGGCCCTTCGCTCCCTGCGTGCCGACGGCGGACTGCGCTCCTCCCAGCCGCTTCGTCGGGAGGGCTCCCTTCGCGACACCTTGCTGAAGAAGCCGCTGAGCAGCCTCTACGACAACAGGGACTGAGGCTCCGACGGATCGATCCTCCTCCAGCTCTCGTCCATCTGGTTGCGGAACCATGTCATCTGCCGTTTCGCGTACTGGCGCGTGAGCGCCGATGTGCGCTCGATGACCTCCCCGGCCGTCATCTGCCCCTTGAGCATGGCCGTGATCTGGGCCACTCCGATCGCCTTCATGGCGGGAACATCGGGATCGGGATGAAGTGCGAGGAGCGCCTCTACCTCCTCCACGGCACCGCAATCGAACATCTGCTCGAAGCGCCTGTTGATCCGCTCGTGCAGGACCGCCCGATCGGGAAGCGCAACCACCTTCAATGCCCGCTCGCCCTTGACGACAACGGGCCCAGGCTTTCCCTGATAGTCGAGGATGGAACGGCCGGTCGCGTGCAGAACCTCGAGCGCCCGCACAATCCGCTGCCCGTCCGCCCGCCTGAGTGTTGCGGCAGCAGCGGGATCGAGGGCCGTAAGCTCCGCATGAAGCTGCTCCGCCCCTTCCTCCTTCAGTCGCTGACGCAAACCCGAACGAACATCGTGTGCGATCTCGGGCATGTCGGACAGGCCGCCGGTCAGGGCCTTGAAGTAGAGGCCGGTGCCGCCCACGAAGATCGGCATCCTCCCCTCGTCGAGCAGCCGCGGCAGAAGCTCCGCCACATCGCGCAGCCATTCGCCCGTCGAATGGGAATGCGTCGCCCGAACATAACCGTAGAGGTGATGCGGGATGCCGGCCATCTCCTCCTCGGATGGACGCGCGGTCAGGACACGCAAGGTGTCGTAGACCTGCATGCTGTCGGCATTGACGACCACGCCTCCCGTTTCGACCGCACACCGCAGTGCAAGCGCCGACTTGCCGCTGGCGGTCGGCCCCGTTATCAGGATCGCGTCGAAATTTCTTGCAAGGTCCTTCATATGGCTTTCGTTGCCACGCTCATCGCCCATCCGTCAAATGCCGTTCTGTCCGCAATAGCGGGCGAGACAGCGGCCGAGGCGGTGAACGCTGCTGGACTGTACTGGCTGGCGGACGGGATTGCCTGCGATATTGCGCTGCGCGACGGCACCGACGTGGAGGCCGCAGAACAGAAGCTTCGGGATTCCGTGGCGGGAATCCCGGTCGATCTCGTGATCCAGGAGGCCGAGACGCGCCGCAAGAAGTTTCTGATCGCCGACATGGACTCCACCATGATCGGCCAGGAGTGCATCGACGAACTCGCCGATGTCGTTGGCCTCAAGGACAAGGTGGCGGAAATCACGGCGCGCGCGATGAATGGCGAGATTGCCTTCGAGCCCGCCCTGCGCGAGCGGGTCGCACTCCTGAAGGGCCTGCCTATCTCGGTCGTCGACGACGTCATCGACAAGCGCATCACGCTAACATCCGGCGGACCGGAACTCATCGCGACGATGAGGAAGAACGGCTTCCATACCGCGCTGGTATCCGGCGGGTTCACCGTCTTCACCAATCCGATTGCCGCCCGCCTCGGCTTCCACGAGAACCGCGCCAACCTTCTGCTCGCGGAAGACGGCGTCCTGACCGGCAAGGTGGCAGAGCCCATCCTCGGCAAGCAGGCGAAGATCGACGCCGTAATCGACATCTCCGCCCGGCTCGGCATCTCCACCAACGACGTTATTGCCGTGGGCGACGGTGCCAACGACCTCGGCATGCTGAACCTTGCCGGCTCGGGCGTCGCGCTCCACGCCAAGCCAACCGTAGCGGCCCAGGCCAGGATGCGGGCCGACCATGGCGACCTGACGGCGCTCCTCTACATCCAGGGCTATCGCAAGTCGGATTTTGCGATCCCATGACCCTGAACAACCCGCCGTGGATCATCCTCGAGACACCGCGGCTTCGCGTTCGCAGCTGGACGGAGAGCGACCGTGACCTTTTCCGTGAGATCAATGCCGACCCCAAAGTCATGGAATTCTTCCCATTCCGCCGCAGCCATCAGGAATCGGACGCGCTCCTCGACAAGCTCAACGGCTCGATCCGGGATACCGGTCTCGGCTTCTATGCCCTCGAACTGAAGAGTTCGGGCGAATCGATTGGCTTCTGCGGCCTCTCCCACCCAAATATGCCGGAGATCTTTCCGGCCGAGACGGTCGAGATCGGCTGGCGGTTGGCCACTCGCTTTTGGGGCAACGGATATGTCACGGAAGCCGCCCGCGCCTTGATGGACTTTGCGTTCAGGGAGAAGGCTATCCCAGCCCTGCTTGCCTTCGCCGTCGAGGCGAACCATCGGTCGACGGCGGTGATGAAGCGCATCGGCATGCGCCCGTGGCCGCAGATGGATTTTGACCATCCACGGGTTCCAGATACGCATCCCCATCTCAAGCGGCACGTCGTCTATGCTGCCACGGCAGGCTCTCTAGGACGCTGACTACTCGAGCGGCACGGCCACGAAGCGCAGTGCGCCTGTCGGATCGGCGATCATCAGGTGGACGTTGCGACGTCCTTCCGCCTTCAGGGCATCGATCCGATCCGTCACCGCCGTCGGGCTGTCGACGAAGTCCTGTGCGACCTCCACGATCACATCACCCCGCTTCAGGCCCTTGTCCGCCGCTGCCGATCCATCTTGGACATCCGTTATCACGACACCTTCGACGCTATCGTCGATACCAAACTCGGCTCGCCTCTCGTCGTCGAGCGGCGCAATTGTCATGCCGAGGGCGACTGCAGGACCTTGCTCGGCCTCTCCATTCTGATCCTCACCCTGCTCCCCACCGTCGGGCATCGGCTCCTCACCTTCGGGAGTGGCGCCTTCCTCGGCGTCCTCGTCCGGAGGACTGTCCTCCAGCCGTCCAAGCGTGACCTTGACCGTCTCTTCCTTGCCGTCACGCAGAACCGTTACGTCGACAGCCTTGCCAACCGGGCTTTCAGCCACCACGCGCGGCAGGTCGCGCATCTCCCGCACCGGCACGCCGTCAAAGGTCAAGATCACGTCGCCCGCCCGGATCGAACCGTCATCAACCGGACCGCCCTTGACCACGCCTGAGACCAGTGCGCCGCGCACACTGTCCAGCCCCAGGCTTTCCGCCACCTCATCGGTCACCGGCTGAATCCGCACGCCGAGCCAGCCGCGCCGCGTTTCGCCGAACTCGATCAGCTGGTTGACGACGTTCTGTGCAAGCTCCGTAGGCACGGCGAAACCGATGCCGATCGACCCGCCCGACGGGGAGATGATCGCGGTATTGATGCCGATCACCTCACCTTTCATGTTGAAGAGCGGTCCACCGGAATTGCCCTTGTTGATGGCCGCATCAGTCTGGATGAAGTTGTCATAGGGGCCGGCGTTGATGTTGCGGCCTCGCGCCGAAATGATGCCCACGGTCACCGATCCGCCAAGCCCGAACGGGTTGCCGATCGCCATCACCCAGTCACCGATCCGCATCTGGCGCGAATCGCCGAAACGGACCGCCTTGAGCGGCGCCGGCGGCTCGACCTTCAGGACCGAGAGATCGGTCTTGGGGTCGGTCCCGACCAGTGTCGCCTTCAGCTTGCTGCCGTCCGGGAAGACCACTTCGATATCATCTGCATCCTCGATGACGTGGTTGTTGGTGACGACGAAGCCGGACGGGTCGATAACGAAACCGGAACCGAGCGAATTGACCTTCTGATTTCCCCCCTGGCTCCCATCGCCGTCAAAGAACTCATCGAAGAACTCTTCAAATGGCGAACCATCCGGCGTCTGCGGTGCCTGGGGTCCCGCCCCCGCGCCCCCGACACTCTGCGAGGTGGAGATGTTCACCACGGCATCCAGCAGACCCTCGGCCAGATCGGCGACGGAGGCCGGACCCGAGCCTATCGCTGGTCCTGTCGTGGGCGCTGTCGTGACGGTCGGCGCCCCAGTCGGCGGCGCCGGCAGCATCGCGTCCGGTGCCAGATCCTGAGCTTCTCGTTGAGGCGTTTCCTGTGCAGACGGGGGAGCGGCTTCCTGCGCTGGGGTGCCATTCTGTGGCGGCTGCGGTGCATCGGCTGGTGGGCCGCCTGTCTGTGCCTGTGCCCCGGCGGCAATAGCGATAATGGCGACCGCTGCGACGGAACGCTTCAACGACCATAGAACCGATTGAGCCATCGGGCCCCCCTTGTATCGAATATCCTGACTGAGGCTATGCCGCCACAGCACGTCCTGCTGACTTTCCCCGCAAGATAGGGCGGATTGAAGACCGAAGAAATTGCCTTTTTCGTGAGACATGCAGGCAGCAAGAACGATGCTCGAATGAAAGAGGCGGCCGGAGCCGCCTCTTGCATCAACCACCATTTGCAGGTGCCGCAGGAACACCTGGCGAAGCGCCCGCCGCAGCGGGCGGAGCCGCCGGTGTCTGGCTGGAGACACCAGCCGAGCCCCCTTGCGAATTGTTCAGGTACTTGAAGAACTCCGAATCCGGCGACAGGACCATGGTCGTGCCCTGATCGGCGATGGAGGCGACATAGGCCCGCATCGACCGGTAGAATTCGAAAAAGCCAGGATCGCGACCGAATGCCTCGCCGAAAATCTTCGTGCGTTCGGCATCGCCTTCGCCTCGGATGATTTCGGCGTCTCGCTGGGCAGCGGAGACGATCTCCACCACCTGACGGTCGGCGATCGCGCGCCGCGTCTGGCCCAGTTCGTTACCGCGGGCACGGATCAGTTCGGCTTCGGCAAGACGCTCGGCCTTCATCCGCTCGAAGGTCTGCTGCGAGACTTCCTGGGTAAGGTCTGTGCGACGGATACGGACGTCACGGACTGCAAGGCCCAGCGACTCGGCCGCATCGCGCAGCTGTGCATTGACTTCCTGCATCATCTGCGACCGTTCGTCCGACAGGGCTGCATCGAAGTTGCGCAGACCATAGACACGGCGAAGAGCGGCGTCGAGACGGGTGCGAAGACGGGC from Pseudorhizobium banfieldiae encodes the following:
- a CDS encoding acetolactate synthase 3 large subunit, translated to MTDSNNRMTGAEIVLRALKDNGVEHIFGYPGGAVLPIYDEIFQQEEIKHILVRHEQGAGHAAEGYARSTGKVGVMLVTSGPGATNAVTPLQDALMDSVPLVCISGQVPTTLIGSDAFQECDTVGITRPCTKHNWLVKDVNELAGVIHEAFRIAQTGRPGPVVVDIPKDIQFATGTYTPPGEAPVNKSYTPKLQGDLKAIQAAVELMATAKRPVLYTGGGVVNSGPEASRLLRELVELTDFPITSTLMGLGTYPASGKNWLGMLGMHGSYEANMAMHDCDVMVCVGARFDDRITGRINAFSPNSRKIHIDIDPSSINKNVRVDIPILGDVGTVLEDMVRLWRALPKKPEKSQTQEWRESIDRWRARKSFAYKPSHDVIMPQYAIERLYELSKGRETFVTTEVGQHQMWAAQFFGFEEPNRWMTSGGLGTMGYGLPAAIGVQVAHPDALVIDIAGDASIQMCIQEMSCAIQYNLPIKIFILNNQYMGMVRQWQQLLHGNRLSNSYTEAMPDFVKLAEAYGAVGMYCDDPKELDGKIEEMIAVKKPVIFDCRVANLANCFPMIPSGKAHNEMLLPDEATDEAVATAIDAKGRQLV
- a CDS encoding ATP-binding protein, whose amino-acid sequence is MRNNDLHRSISAGEQDRRDAHLAGNRMLGRVVACNGSKATIAAVAESGETALTELWSVGRLISIGVGSNRVVALAYSMSTDEKSWGEQNDNSFQIEAELLGEVRVGPDGREEFSGGISRYPYLGAIAHRIRASDLLRIYDAGKNDSCVIGKLTQDETIDAAIHIPSMLSKHFAIVGSTGVGKSTAVSLLLHKAIESDPKLRVLILDPHNEFAAAFPGHAVVIDPETLDLPFWLMKLDEFAEVLYRGRPPVAEELDILRDLIPEAKRAFRGGDTGLMRRTTEKSSITADTPVPYRMADLLALIDERIGRLEGRGEKPVLRHLKMRVMSAINDPRYHFMFSNNTIQDTIMETIAHIFRIPGGDKPICTFQLAGIPSEVVNSIASILCRMAFELALWSNGAIHMLVVCEEAHRYVPADPERGFFPTRQAIARIAKEGRKYGVSLGVITQRPGELDQTILSQCSTLFAMRLSNDRDQEIIRSAIPNSSISTLSFLSSLGNGEAIAFGEAIAVPMRLQFSRVEKRYLPKANGVLDKGSEETPDTVDLRSVVARMRSVSAPELGPCRPGSDHADDAVRRSDANDLEGDSGIGEMELDRWARSVTPAPQPTPSRPADTTRAERYRPDMLPGATRSPTAPPSTSYEPSPAHRQPVTDDGAPAALRSLRADGGLRSSQPLRREGSLRDTLLKKPLSSLYDNRD
- the miaA gene encoding tRNA (adenosine(37)-N6)-dimethylallyltransferase MiaA; amino-acid sequence: MKDLARNFDAILITGPTASGKSALALRCAVETGGVVVNADSMQVYDTLRVLTARPSEEEMAGIPHHLYGYVRATHSHSTGEWLRDVAELLPRLLDEGRMPIFVGGTGLYFKALTGGLSDMPEIAHDVRSGLRQRLKEEGAEQLHAELTALDPAAAATLRRADGQRIVRALEVLHATGRSILDYQGKPGPVVVKGERALKVVALPDRAVLHERINRRFEQMFDCGAVEEVEALLALHPDPDVPAMKAIGVAQITAMLKGQMTAGEVIERTSALTRQYAKRQMTWFRNQMDESWRRIDPSEPQSLLS
- the serB gene encoding phosphoserine phosphatase SerB, translating into MAFVATLIAHPSNAVLSAIAGETAAEAVNAAGLYWLADGIACDIALRDGTDVEAAEQKLRDSVAGIPVDLVIQEAETRRKKFLIADMDSTMIGQECIDELADVVGLKDKVAEITARAMNGEIAFEPALRERVALLKGLPISVVDDVIDKRITLTSGGPELIATMRKNGFHTALVSGGFTVFTNPIAARLGFHENRANLLLAEDGVLTGKVAEPILGKQAKIDAVIDISARLGISTNDVIAVGDGANDLGMLNLAGSGVALHAKPTVAAQARMRADHGDLTALLYIQGYRKSDFAIP
- a CDS encoding GNAT family N-acetyltransferase, with the translated sequence MTLNNPPWIILETPRLRVRSWTESDRDLFREINADPKVMEFFPFRRSHQESDALLDKLNGSIRDTGLGFYALELKSSGESIGFCGLSHPNMPEIFPAETVEIGWRLATRFWGNGYVTEAARALMDFAFREKAIPALLAFAVEANHRSTAVMKRIGMRPWPQMDFDHPRVPDTHPHLKRHVVYAATAGSLGR
- a CDS encoding DegQ family serine endoprotease, which translates into the protein MAQSVLWSLKRSVAAVAIIAIAAGAQAQTGGPPADAPQPPQNGTPAQEAAPPSAQETPQREAQDLAPDAMLPAPPTGAPTVTTAPTTGPAIGSGPASVADLAEGLLDAVVNISTSQSVGGAGAGPQAPQTPDGSPFEEFFDEFFDGDGSQGGNQKVNSLGSGFVIDPSGFVVTNNHVIEDADDIEVVFPDGSKLKATLVGTDPKTDLSVLKVEPPAPLKAVRFGDSRQMRIGDWVMAIGNPFGLGGSVTVGIISARGRNINAGPYDNFIQTDAAINKGNSGGPLFNMKGEVIGINTAIISPSGGSIGIGFAVPTELAQNVVNQLIEFGETRRGWLGVRIQPVTDEVAESLGLDSVRGALVSGVVKGGPVDDGSIRAGDVILTFDGVPVREMRDLPRVVAESPVGKAVDVTVLRDGKEETVKVTLGRLEDSPPDEDAEEGATPEGEEPMPDGGEQGEDQNGEAEQGPAVALGMTIAPLDDERRAEFGIDDSVEGVVITDVQDGSAAADKGLKRGDVIVEVAQDFVDSPTAVTDRIDALKAEGRRNVHLMIADPTGALRFVAVPLE
- the hflC gene encoding protease modulator HflC, which encodes MSSNRLPAILIGLAILLFLIYSSVFVVNEREQAIVVRFGEIQDVKAEPGLYFKLPFAFMDADRVQYVEDRALRFDLDDIRVQVRGGAFYEVDAFVVYQISDPRRFRETVSGDREAAEARLRTRLDAALRRVYGLRNFDAALSDERSQMMQEVNAQLRDAAESLGLAVRDVRIRRTDLTQEVSQQTFERMKAERLAEAELIRARGNELGQTRRAIADRQVVEIVSAAQRDAEIIRGEGDAERTKIFGEAFGRDPGFFEFYRSMRAYVASIADQGTTMVLSPDSEFFKYLNNSQGGSAGVSSQTPAAPPAAAGASPGVPAAPANGG